Below is a genomic region from Rosa chinensis cultivar Old Blush chromosome 5, RchiOBHm-V2, whole genome shotgun sequence.
ATTTTACCACTTAAACTTTACACTTAAAATCAGTTGTGCCCCCAAACTTCTAATTTGATCTCATGTGCCATTGTACTCTCCAATTTTATCAATTATGCCCAATCCTTCACTAATCTAtcaatttatttatatattgttGTCCACTCAAACTAGCTAGTTTTTAGTCTTTAATAGTTTAATCATTTAAGAAACACACTATTTACATGATCAAGGCTAAAAATTGACTCTATGTAAGCATGCATTGTCACTAATTTATGAAGAAATTAAGGAATCAGTTTACTAGTGATTATAATTGATCATATTAGAGAGTATAAGAGCACATGTGATTAAATTAAAAGTTCGGGGGCACAGACGATTTTAGGTATAAAGTTCAAGGAGGTAAAATGAATTTAACTTTTAATTTTATGAACTTCCAATCAGAGATTTCAATGGCTTTGACATCAGGCTTTTTGGGCTCCGCCTTAGGAACCGTCACGCTGAGAACCTCCATTCTCCATAGTAGCCTTTATCTTGTCTATCTCTGCGTTCTCAGGAAGCCTGAACCTTTTGGAGAACTTGCCGCTACTACGCTCAACCCGGTGCCATGTCTCGTTTTTGTCCTCCTTCTCTATCTTCCTCTCTTTGCTAATATGAAGCACCCTGTCATCTTCGACCCCAACCTTGATCTCTTCTTTCTTTAGCCCCATAATGTCAGTCTTGAATACATGGGCTTCCAAGGTCTCCTTCTAGTCGATCCTGGTGTTAACAAAAGCTGAATTTTCATGAGGAAATTCAAGGAAAGTAGAGAGCAATGAAGTAGGGAATTGGAAGTCCTTGAAAGGGTCCAAGAGATCAAGGGAAAAGGGATCAAAGACATTGCTTTGTCGGAAGTTGGGGATGAGCAACATTTTGATGATAAGCTTTAACGTTGGGATGATTAATTTGGAAGGATGTTAAGAAATTTGCTTTGCTTTACTTGACTGGTTTGGTGGTAGAGGGGATGATTGGTTGCTTAGTTATAATGGAACAACCAGAGAGATTCCACAACATACTGGACCCTGATTGAAAACTACACcgatttttcttctcaaaatttcAGTAACTCTATTTGGAACTCCAGAGAATTTATTGGTTGCTTATTAGTTGctccattattaattaattgACGAGCGATGAGCGGGCTACTAAAACTTCTTCTCGAAATTTCGGAAACCTATACATGCAAACTAATCATCTTTTAGTGATTCATAATTCTTACAGACTTACAGTTACACAAAATATTGATGGACGAAATATCAACAAAATTCACTATTTCACTTTCTTATTCCAAAAATTAGATGCactaaaaagataaaaataaaaataaaaaaagatccCATTTCTGCATAGTTTACTAGAGAGTTGTATATAACCAGTCTAAACAAAGTCGGAgcaaaaaccctagaaacaaATGCAAACCTTTTCAATGCccccactatgccaaaaatAGCCTTCAAACGACAGATCATATCTGTCATCTGATAaagtaaaaatctgttgtctagGTGGCTGCCGTCTCTAAGCCACTCAAATGACAGATATTCTCCGTCGTTGATAATACACTCAGACGATAGATTCAGTTTAAGGTACTGTCGTCTGAAGTACCTAATATTGAAGAATCGGGGtctttctgtcgtctgaaacacCATACCACtacatatttatgttgttggaaGTTCACTTCATCAATGGATTCAAAAAATAACTGTCAGTGTAGTTAATGTAAGATGACGgagtttttgttgtttctgtcGTTTGATTGAACCAATATTAAGCTTAGTTGatgcttctgtcgtctgatttaaaGAACAATGACAGTTATATGTCGACTGATTCCATATGCAACAACATTTATACCGTGAGTTATGTTATTTGAGATTTGTTTGGACTACAGATAATTGTGATTCTTGTGGTTAGATTTGATTTCCAACTacagttttagtttttttatgttgtttgaatgtcaCTTGGAGTATAGTCTTACtcaaatttctgttgtctgaagtagtattcaatctcatttttctgttgtttgtttgGACTTTCAACCATTGTTTTAGTTatgttctgttgtttgagtgttaATAGAAATACAGGAGCCAtttaattctgttgtttgagagtGATTAGAAGTAtacttttatgttgtttgaagtaGTTTGAAACAATAGATTAACCACCTAATTATGTTGTCTGGGAGTTGTTTGACCTCtacttttatgttgtttgaagttggtagaaacaacatatcaaccacctacttctgttgtctgagagctcttTGAACTTTACTTTTATATTGTTTGAACTTGGTAGAAACAACAGATGATCATTTGTTTATGTTGATTCTATTTTCTTGATACAACATAAATTGTGAAACCTGCATATATATGTTGCCTTTCAACCATTTCAACATCATTCATTTACAATCATCAAAACCATAAAATTGGACTAAAATCAGCATTCAAAATGATGCCTATGTTTCATTGCATCAACATCATCCAAAATACAATCCATAGTTCCAACTCTAAACCTAGTCAACAGTTACATAATGTTTGTACTAATAATGTTGTAGACACCATAGCATCTAAGATGTCTTCAGGTCAAACTATTTAAATAAGCATGAATTTAGATTACCTATACTCAATGCTTGAGCTAGAATGATCTGAAAAAGATCTATCTAAACAAAAGGAGGAATTTGAAGATTAGAATGTCCAAGACACCTGAAATAACCTGTAGTACAAATGAATAGATAATATCACTTCATCTTTATATTCTGTTAGCAACTGTTAATATATGTGAAGGTCTAAGAAACAAATGACAATTATACTTGCAGAGAAGGGAATTAAGAATATTACCTACAATTATACTTGCATATTACAAAAGTGGAAATCCTAGGTAGAAGCTGGTATCATATGTATCCCTGGAGCAGCCCAACATTGCGGTTCAAATGCACTGTCTCGTATGTATCCCTGTCAAATGTGAAATAAATTCATTCATGATTCCAAGTGATCAGTTAAGTATTAAGGAACAATACTCATGTCTCATGTCTCATGTCTAAGTTACAGACTAATGCAAGCTCAATGATTATAGGATCTTCCAACAACTTGATATATCATGGACCAACACTAACATTTCTACAAAGCAACCAAAAAATATCATCTCAAGAAGAATTGAGCATGTAGATCTGGGAAATGAGATTCACTTACAGCAGCGACCGATGTGCTGTGGCGATGTTCTTCAAGAAATTTCTGCTATCCTGATGCTGCATGAACCAAACCATGCAGGTGCATACCTACATTGTGAAACTAATTATGGTCCTCATTaagaatttggaaagaaaaagaataaaacctattttagtttaaatatattaccTAGCTGTTGAAATCCTCCTGGTACTTCATTTGTAGAAACTTCATTCCTGCTTTTGTATCATATAGATTATGTTTCAATTCCTACATGATATTAGCACCAATTTCACCAGTACTTCTTTAATTAGGACAGATTGCAGTATTAGAGTAGCTATTATGATACAACTGCAGTTTAcctaaatatttttcttttgatccCTCTTGATGGTCATATGTTTGATTGCAACAATCATCCTTCTTTATTTCAGTCGCAGCTTTCTCTTcattctaaatcatccatcagTAAAAGAAAATGTCACCAATTGCAAAATCAATCGAAGTTACACAAAATGCTATCCCATTGAATCAggtctttttcattttcacaaCAGTATGGTGAATGAGAATCTAAATGCATGCAGACATACCTTGATATCACCAGAACCAGGTTCAGAAAGAGATGGAGAGTCAGAGTCAGGGCCAGGGCTATCTTTGGAATGTGCTTTTACCTGCCATTATCAAACAGATTCAATCATCCATGGAAGCTTGATAGTAACCTAGTAATTAATAGTGAAACTGCACATATATTTCATCTTCCTAAAGACAATGACACAAAACAGTAGAAGTCCAAAATTGTTCGGGAAGCAGGATCCAAAACAGTGAAACTGCACATATATTTTTCTAAATAACAGAAAGCCACCTTAAGTATCTCCACAGTTACTTTCATGAAAAAAAATTGGATTTAATTTCCGTTGACTCCCATCCACATCAGTATAATTATTAAGATACTTACAAATGGAATTTCTTCCTGTTTTTTGTCCAAAAGAACTTCACGTGCTAGCTTGTGTAAGGAATGAGAAGAACTCTGAAAATTAGAAGAGAAAACAATTAAACTCTATTATCTCATGAatgtaaaagaaaatttaagAAATAGAAAATCTCACTAACTGCTTCATTGGGATCTTCACAGGAGAAACTATCTTGCGATCTTTCACTCCATGATAAGGTCCTTGTAAAAGAACTCATGAATGGTTCAGAATTTTTTCGCAGAAAGGGTTTCCCAGAGATAGGCGGTTTCAAGTTTCCAACAAATTTCCATGATCCACTTCCGCCTGCTTTTTTCCAGTCACTATATGATTTTAGTGCTAGAACACAGTTGACAATCCTTGTACTTGCAGATTTTCCTCCCTGTAAACTCAAAATTTGGATAAGTGTCACcacaaaactaaaacaaaaaatctGCAAGTGCACAACCATAAATGTATTCTTAGCACCAACCTGTTCCAAATCAGAGGCTTCAAAGGTTGGAAGCCCCAATTCCTCCACAGCCACAAGGAAATTTCTGACGTTTTCGAAGTACTGAAATGCTGATAGAGCTGCCCCGTCAGGAATAGGCACAGAGTCATAAGGGCCTTCAACAACCTAAGAATAAATAGGCAGTTATCCTCATCAAACCATTCAATAAACAAATAGGAACATATAAAAGAGcctgaacaaaaacaaaatactaTAATTTTTACAACCCTAGCATAACTTATAGGTTGCTCACCCAACTTCCACTGTCAGGCTGATTCCACTTCTTGCATATCCCACAAACATGTTTTGTCAActgcaacaacaaaaaaataataataataataataataatcatgaaATATGAACAATACACAATCCAGAATGCAGGAGACTAAAGAAATTTAAATCTAACATAAGAACACCCAAAATGGGGGCAGGTTGTTCAAACCCTACCTTAGCACATGATTTACAAAGGAATTGCCCTCCAGAAGTTGAAACCTTCATTTTCTTTGGCATTCTAAGATCCGAGCCGCAGCCTTCATAGACTCTTGcatccttcttcttccaatAGATGTCCTACTGGgagataaataaaaaattcaatgacCAATGAACCTTCTAAAGTAGATATATCTTTCATGATTATATAACAGAGAAAACCAATGTTGTTTGTACATGTAACTTTTGGATTCCTTGGCAAAAGGACCAGTTCCTCTACATTCTTAATAACAAAGCAAAGAATACGCAAAGATCCATTAAACCTAGTTCTGCATTTCATTCAAATTCATCTTTTCGAGAATGTTTGTGCAACTCTGCTCATACTATGTCCTAGCAGTTACACAACACTAAGACAAACAAAAAAGTGCTCATAGGAGAAATTGCCTGGTCCACAAACTGATAGTCGAGATCATGATTTGAACCAGTAGCCTCTTGAACTCCTCTAAGTACGGATTCATCATACACTGGGTTCCCAGCTGCCATGTTTATATCTGCTATCAACTTCTCACTAAACCCTTGATCCACCAAAAATCCCTCCTCAGTTGCCATCTGGAAATCACAGGGCTTGCAGTTGCCCAGTTCAGACTGGTCTTGAAACCTATATCATGCAAAAATATTACTTAACCACAATGGGTGTACTGAATTGCAATTCAAAATGCTTATTAAAACCGCAACAACCACAAACCTGTCTATATAATCCATAAATGGAAAAAGTGATCCCCTTTTAACCCAGGCATAATCCTGCTCAAGATCACACAAATGATCGTATTAAATAACCACACTCTCATAAACATTAAATAACACAGTCCATAAATAGATAAAAGTCCATATAGAGAAATAATCCATATCCCTTGGTTCTCATTCCCAGAGTAACCGAAAAACATGACACAAGCTACATCAGGTATGTAGAACTATAAGAACAGCCATGCCTCTTGAAATAGTGTTCatgattttagcaacaggatTTCCCTCCATCCCTTCTTGCATATTGCActaatgaacaaaagaaaaaaaaattcaattcatTAATTTAATTGAATATAGTTTCTAATCCTAAACAGTTAATTCTCATACCCAATCctatcaccaccaccattaacAAAACAAATCATCCATGAAATGCAAAGATAGATAAAAAAAAGGCCACAATATACCTTAAAATCGAGCAACGAAGAGAAGGCCGATCTGCGAGACAGCTTAAATGTGAAGCAGAATCTCAACCCCAATAGCTTAAATGATAGCAGAAAGCTTTGAGGTTCCCAATCACACAACATCGGTGCGCTGGCGGCGTTGGAGCTCCTCAATGGCATCGCGGAGGGGGTCGGAGGCGTCAAGGGACAACGGTGAGGTTGCTGGTTTGGAAAGCTATGATGGTGGCGGCATTGCTGAGAGGATGAGAGGGTTTCGGCTTCAGGTTTGGGCTTTGCATCTGCGGAAGAgtagatggaaaaaaaaaattaaacatctAGCATCTCATCTACATAAAGGATTGTGAATCGACCATCCGACACACCATCTAATTTCGATATGGATATAGGAGATCGCCACCGTCACATTATGATCCAGATAGAGCATATAGATCTAGCAAGAAGAAAGAGTATAGAAGAAGAGAGATGTACCCATCTGTAGTGAGATTTGTTTTGCTCAAAGCTAAAGAATCAGAGATGCAAAGAGGGAAAAGGGAGAGGGGGCAAGAGAGAGGTAAAGTCGTCAACTGTAAGATAAAGGCCAAACTGCGAAGTGCGAATATGTCTGGAAAAAAAGAAGTGGGAAGTTTAACTTTTGACCCAAAAAATAGGAGGGGCAGCAGTATTTTGCTCCTGTTTTTTCAAGTCTGTCCTCATAAGTTTTTCcatttactcagacaacagaatctgttgtctgaattttctaaATTATAACAAACTTGAAAAAGTTGAATTGGTGTTGATTTTGATACCATTTAGACGACATAAATAGTTAAATCTATTGTCTGAAAACGTtcaaaaaaatcagacaacagaaaaaacgtcttctgtcgtctgaggggTATGGTATGAAGCATTTTTTGACATAGTGCCCATTCGGCGGCGCGTCTATGGGACGTCGTCGTCGGACGGGTAACTCATTTCTCTGAATCCATTGGCGAGGTACAGCAGGTACGGGGCCGGAGCAAAAGGCTGGGAACGCCTGTGTCACGGTAAGGAAGGGTACGGCTAGTGGAGATGCACCTCCTTGATCGTTTCTAATATGTGCTTAGGTAGAGGACACGAGAAAGGCTGGAGCGGCGGAGGGATGCTGGTGTTCGGTGGGGAGGATTTCGGATTCTATGGCGTGGTATCGTCGTTGTTTCCCCTATGGTGGGGTTGAGGAAAGTTGATGGAGGCCATGATCAATCATGCCTTAGGTCCGATTCCTGTTTGAGATCGGGACCCAAGAAGATTCGGCCGGCGAAGTCAGTTGGTGGCCAAGTGCGGTAACGTGATCTCCTGGAGATTGAGGTGGAGTTCCGGCAACAATGGTGCGCGAACTCCGACCTGTGTAGAAAATTGGGTGGGTTTGTGGGCTTTTGGGCCTACTTTGGGCTGCCATGTCTTTTCTGGTGGGCTAAGTTTTTATCTTCTTTATGCATTaaatatattactttttatttccattgttttgttattttaattaGACGTGGCTTCATGCCGACAATAAGTTCCCATTGCATTGGGGTAGGACGATGTGGGCTCTGTCCCAGACTGCACACCTTGTGGCTTTGTCTGCCCTGGGCAGGCGGCGAGTTCCCAAATGGTCGCAACTTCCTAATGGCAGGATAAAACTAAGTGTCATCGGACGTGTTTTTCAGTGGCAACATAGTGAGAAAGCTGATCTTATTAGTATATTATGGCTTCGAGTAATAATAATACATACTTTTTATTGAGACTCTCGTTATTATCTCGAGATGTTAtatctatg
It encodes:
- the LOC112166424 gene encoding uncharacterized protein LOC112166424 isoform X5, which encodes MDAKPKPEAETLSSSQQCRHHHSFPNQQPHRCPLTPPTPSAMPLRSSNAASAPMLCDWEPQSFLLSFKLLGLRFCFTFKLSRRSAFSSLLDFKDYAWVKRGSLFPFMDYIDRFQDQSELGNCKPCDFQMATEEGFLVDQGFSEKLIADINMAAGNPVYDESVLRGVQEATGSNHDLDYQFVDQDIYWKKKDARVYEGCGSDLRMPKKMKVSTSGGQFLCKSCAKLTKHVCGICKKWNQPDSGSWVVEGPYDSVPIPDGAALSAFQYFENVRNFLVAVEELGLPTFEASDLEQGGKSASTRIVNCVLALKSYSDWKKAGGSGSWKFVGNLKPPISGKPFLRKNSEPFMSSFTRTLSWSERSQDSFSCEDPNEAVKFFSFLTQAST
- the LOC112166424 gene encoding kinesin-like protein KIN-14F isoform X2 — its product is MDAKPKPEAETLSSSQQCRHHHSFPNQQPHRCPLTPPTPSAMPLRSSNAASAPMLCDWEPQSFLLSFKLLGLRFCFTFKLSRRSAFSSLLDFKDYAWVKRGSLFPFMDYIDRFQDQSELGNCKPCDFQMATEEGFLVDQGFSEKLIADINMAAGNPVYDESVLRGVQEATGSNHDLDYQFVDQDIYWKKKDARVYEGCGSDLRMPKKMKVSTSGGQFLCKSCAKLTKHVCGICKKWNQPDSGSWVVEGPYDSVPIPDGAALSAFQYFENVRNFLVAVEELGLPTFEASDLEQGGKSASTRIVNCVLALKSYSDWKKAGGSGSWKFVGNLKPPISGKPFLRKNSEPFMSSFTRTLSWSERSQDSFSCEDPNEASSSHSLHKLAREVLLDKKQEEIPFVKAHSKDSPGPDSDSPSLSEPGSGDIKNEEKAATEIKKDDCCNQTYDHQEGSKEKYLGMKFLQMKYQEDFNS
- the LOC112166424 gene encoding kinesin-like protein KIN-14I isoform X4 codes for the protein MPLRSSNAASAPMLCDWEPQSFLLSFKLLGLRFCFTFKLSRRSAFSSLLDFKDYAWVKRGSLFPFMDYIDRFQDQSELGNCKPCDFQMATEEGFLVDQGFSEKLIADINMAAGNPVYDESVLRGVQEATGSNHDLDYQFVDQDIYWKKKDARVYEGCGSDLRMPKKMKVSTSGGQFLCKSCAKLTKHVCGICKKWNQPDSGSWVVEGPYDSVPIPDGAALSAFQYFENVRNFLVAVEELGLPTFEASDLEQGGKSASTRIVNCVLALKSYSDWKKAGGSGSWKFVGNLKPPISGKPFLRKNSEPFMSSFTRTLSWSERSQDSFSCEDPNEASSSHSLHKLAREVLLDKKQEEIPFVKAHSKDSPGPDSDSPSLSEPGSGDIKNEEKAATEIKKDDCCNQTYDHQEGSKEKYLAGMKFLQMKYQEDFNS
- the LOC112166424 gene encoding kinesin-like protein KIN-14F isoform X1, translating into MDAKPKPEAETLSSSQQCRHHHSFPNQQPHRCPLTPPTPSAMPLRSSNAASAPMLCDWEPQSFLLSFKLLGLRFCFTFKLSRRSAFSSLLDFKDYAWVKRGSLFPFMDYIDRFQDQSELGNCKPCDFQMATEEGFLVDQGFSEKLIADINMAAGNPVYDESVLRGVQEATGSNHDLDYQFVDQDIYWKKKDARVYEGCGSDLRMPKKMKVSTSGGQFLCKSCAKLTKHVCGICKKWNQPDSGSWVVEGPYDSVPIPDGAALSAFQYFENVRNFLVAVEELGLPTFEASDLEQGGKSASTRIVNCVLALKSYSDWKKAGGSGSWKFVGNLKPPISGKPFLRKNSEPFMSSFTRTLSWSERSQDSFSCEDPNEASSSHSLHKLAREVLLDKKQEEIPFVKAHSKDSPGPDSDSPSLSEPGSGDIKNEEKAATEIKKDDCCNQTYDHQEGSKEKYLAGMKFLQMKYQEDFNS
- the LOC112166424 gene encoding uncharacterized protein LOC112166424 isoform X3 — encoded protein: MDAKPKPEAETLSSSQQCRHHHSFPNQQPHRCPLTPPTPSAMPLRSSNAASAPMLCDWEPQSFLLSFKLLGLRFCFTFKLSRRSAFSSLLDFKDYAWVKRGSLFPFMDYIDRFQDQSELGNCKPCDFQMATEEGFLVDQGFSEKLIADINMAAGNPVYDESVLRGVQEATGSNHDLDYQFVDQDIYWKKKDARVYEGCGSDLRMPKKMKVSTSGGQFLCKSCAKLTKHVCGICKKWNQPDSGSWVVEGPYDSVPIPDGAALSAFQYFENVRNFLVAVEELGLPTFEASDLEQGGKSASTRIVNCVLALKSYSDWKKAGGSGSWKFVGNLKPPISGKPFLRKNSEPFMSSFTRTLSWSERSQDSFSCEDPNEASSSHSLHKLAREVLLDKKQEEIPFVKAHSKDSPGPDSDSPSLSEPGSGDIKNEEKAATEIKKDDCCNQTYDHQEGSKEKYLGIET